From the genome of Muricauda sp. SCSIO 64092, one region includes:
- a CDS encoding lycopene cyclase family protein encodes MPIYDYIIIGAGASGLLLADALGNDRYFSDKSILVLDRDQKNKNDRTWCFWEAGKGQFDDILYRRWPKIHFAGEKLDIKPEIAPYSYKMLRGIDFYNHYLQKVRAYPNVDFLEESVQELVEKNDGVLVMGKNQTFEGRYIFDSRFEYQNLKSQSKYPILQQHFLGWFIQTNRPVFDVDTATFMDFSIPQKGNTRFMYVLPFSTTEALVEYTLFSENVLEKTEYEKAIEEYIAQDLGITEYTITDIEQGNIPMTCHDFAQENSDRILKIGIAGGWAKASTGYTFYSSTRRVTQLVNHIKLNKPLKDFQKKNRFWFYDLLLLDILFRSNHLGRNIFESLFRRRKPQLIFKFLDQDTSPFEELYIMAAPKPWPFIKALWGRLF; translated from the coding sequence ATGCCCATCTACGACTACATTATTATTGGTGCAGGAGCTTCTGGCCTTTTATTGGCCGACGCCTTGGGAAATGACCGCTATTTTTCGGACAAATCGATTTTAGTCCTTGATCGGGATCAAAAAAATAAAAACGATAGGACCTGGTGCTTTTGGGAAGCGGGTAAAGGGCAGTTTGACGATATCCTTTACCGAAGGTGGCCAAAAATTCATTTCGCCGGGGAAAAACTGGACATCAAGCCCGAAATTGCCCCCTATTCCTACAAAATGTTAAGGGGCATTGACTTTTACAATCACTATTTGCAAAAGGTAAGGGCCTACCCCAACGTAGATTTCCTGGAAGAAAGCGTTCAGGAATTGGTGGAAAAAAACGATGGGGTTTTGGTCATGGGCAAAAACCAAACCTTTGAGGGACGCTATATATTCGATAGCCGATTTGAGTACCAAAACCTAAAATCACAGTCCAAATATCCCATTTTGCAACAGCACTTTTTGGGATGGTTCATACAGACCAATCGCCCTGTTTTTGATGTGGATACGGCTACGTTTATGGATTTTTCCATTCCGCAGAAAGGGAATACCCGTTTTATGTACGTGCTACCATTTTCCACAACCGAGGCCTTGGTAGAGTATACCTTGTTCTCGGAAAATGTTCTGGAAAAGACGGAATACGAAAAGGCAATTGAAGAGTACATTGCGCAAGATTTAGGCATAACGGAGTATACCATAACGGATATTGAACAGGGAAACATCCCCATGACCTGTCATGATTTTGCCCAGGAAAACAGCGATCGTATTTTAAAAATTGGGATTGCTGGAGGTTGGGCAAAGGCCAGTACGGGATATACCTTTTATAGCTCAACAAGAAGGGTAACACAGTTGGTCAACCATATTAAGTTGAACAAACCCCTGAAGGATTTTCAGAAAAAGAACCGATTTTGGTTTTATGATCTCTTGCTATTGGATATTCTTTTTAGGAGTAACCATTTGGGAAGGAACATATTTGAATCCCTTTTTAGACGTCGCAAACCACAACTTATCTTTAAGTTTTTGGACCAAGACACCTCCCCCTTTGAGGAACTGTACATTATGGCTGCCCCAAAACCATGGCCATTTATCAAGGCGCTTTGGGGCAGGCTTTTTTA